One Haemorhous mexicanus isolate bHaeMex1 chromosome 19, bHaeMex1.pri, whole genome shotgun sequence genomic window carries:
- the KLHL22 gene encoding kelch-like protein 22, whose protein sequence is MAEEQELTQAPRAALEPPAQQRSSSTYRSAEHSQALLSGLLSLRDSSILFDVVLVVEDKPIEAHRILLAASCDYFRGMFAGGLREMEQEEVHIHGISYNAMCKILNFIYTSELELSVNSVQETLAAACQLQIPEVIKFCCDFLMSWVDEENILDVYRLADHYDLKHLSEQLDSYILKNFTAFSRTQVYRQLPLQKVYSLLSSNRLEVNYEFEVYDGALFYHYSPEELETDQVSLMEPLKLLETVRFPLMEPQILQRLHDKLSPCPLKDTVADALMYHKNECLQPMLQSSQTQLRSEFQCVVGFGGMHSIPSIVLSDQAKYLNPLLGEWRHFTAALAPRMSNQGIAVLNNFVYLIGGDNNVSGFRAESRCWRYDPRHNRWFQIQSLQQEHADLSVCVVDNYIYAVAGRDYHEDLREVERYDPKTNTWEYVTPLKKEVYAHAGAALDGKMYITCGRRGEDYLKELQCYDPRTDRWDVLADGPVRRAWHGMAALLGKLYVIGGSNNDSGYRRDVHQVACYKPSTDQWTNVCPLPAGHGEPGIAVLDNRIYVLGGRSHNRGIRMDYVHIYDAERDCWEEGPQLEDDISGMAACVLTLPRAVLMETEKWLSEWQADRMKHHLDFPPEVMSVSDWEEFDNSSED, encoded by the exons ATGGcggaggagcaggagctgactcaggcacccagagctgccctggagccGCCGGCGCAGCagcgcagcagcagcacttACCGCAGCGCGGAGCACTCGCAGGCGCTGCTCAGCGGGCTGCTCTccctcagggacagcagcatccTCTTCGatgtggtgctggtggtggaggACAAACCCATCGAGGCCCATCGCATCCTCCTGGCTGCCTCCTGTGACTACTTCAG AGGAATGTTTGCAGGAGGATTGAGAGAGATGGAACAAGAAGAAGTTCATATTCATGGCATCTCCTACAATGCAATGTGTAAAATCTTGAACTTCATTTACACTTCTGAGCTGGAACTCAGTGTGAACAGTGTACAGGAAACCTTAGCTGCAGCCTGTCAGCTTCAG ATTCCAGAAGTCATTAAGTTCTGTTGTGATTTCCTCATGTCCTGGGTAGATGAAGAGAACATCCTTGATGTCTACAGACTAGCTGACCACTATGACTTAAAGCATTTGAGCGAGCAGCTGGACTCCTACATTCTGAAGAACTTCACAGCTTTCTCAAGGACACAAGTGTACCgacagctgcccctgcagaagGTCTACTCCCTTCTCAGCAGCAACCGTTTGGAGGTTAACTATGAGTTTGAAGTTTATGATGGAGCActtttttatcattattctcCAGAGGAACTGGAGACAGATCAGGTCTCCCTGATGGAGCCCCTTAAGCTACTTGAGACAGTTCGTTTTCCTCTGATGGAACCCCAGATCCTGCAAAGACTTCATGACAAATTAAGTCCATGTCCTTTAAAAGATACAGTTGCAGATGCATTAATGTACCACAAGAATGAATGTCTTCAGCCAATGCTTCAGAGCTCCCAGACACAGCTGAGATCAGAGTTCCAGTGTGTAGTGGGATTTGGAGGGATGCATTCTATTCCATCCATTGTCCTCAGCGATCAAGCCAAGTATCTGAACCCCTTGTTGGGGGAGTGGAGGCACTTTACAGCTGCACTAGCCCCCAGAATGTCCAACCAAGGGATTGCTGTTCTCAATAATTTTGTATATTTGATTGGTGGAGACAACAATGTAAGTGGTTTTCGAGCAGAGTCAAGGTGTTGGAG GTATGACCCACGACACAACAGATGGTTCCAGATCCAGTCCCTGCAGCAAGAGCACGCTGACCTCAGTGTTTGTGTCGTGGACAACTATATTTATGCCGTCGCAGGCCGAGATTACCATGAAGACCTGAGGGAAGTGGAGAGGTATGACCCTAAAACCAACACTTGGGAATATGTGACACCTCTGAAGAAGGAG GTGTACGCCCACGCGGGAGCGGCGCTGGATGGGAAGATGTACATCACGtgtggcaggagaggagaggattacctgaaggagctgcagtgctATGACCCCAGGACGGACCGCTGGGACGTGCTGGCAGACGGCCCCGTGCGGCGCGCCTGGCACGGCATGGCCGCGCTGCTGGGCAAGCTCTACGTCATCGGCGGCAGCAACAACGACTCTGGCTACAGGAGGGACGTTCACCAG gttgCCTGCTATAAGCCAAGCACTGATCAGTGGACAAACGTATGCCCACTTCCTGCAGGACATGGAGAGCCAGGCATTGCAGTCTTAGACAACAGGATTTATGTCTTGGGAGGCAGATCCCACAACAGGGGAATCCGCATGGACTATGTGCACATTTATGATGCAGAGAGAGACTGTTGGGAGGAAGGACCCCAGCTGGAGGATGACATTTCTGGCATGGCTGCCTGTGTCCTCACGTTGCCCAGGGCTGTTTTAATGGAAACAGAGAAGTGGCTCTCAGAATGGCAGGCAGACCGAATGAAGCATCACCTTGACTTTCCACCAGAAGTTATGAGTGTATCAGACTGGGAGGAATTTGACAACTCAAGTGAAGAttag